A genomic window from Streptomyces sp. NBC_01429 includes:
- a CDS encoding YoaK family protein encodes MAEELPVARRWAVGALLVMTFATGLVDAVSFLRLGHVFVANMTGNVVFLGFSFARNTGLPVLAPIVAMTAFVLGAFGGGQLSKAFGDRPRHWLGGAFAGQAGGLALTSVLLGTGALRPEGRTLLLIVALLGVCSGLQNATVRLLAPRDLTTTVLTQTLTALTAESVLGAGTGARPQRRIGSVLAMFAGAATGALLLQATLAGVVGLAAVLVAGAACVFALAPEQRAAPPPVPTSG; translated from the coding sequence TTGGCCGAGGAACTGCCCGTGGCGCGGCGGTGGGCCGTGGGCGCGCTGCTGGTGATGACCTTCGCGACCGGTCTGGTGGACGCGGTGAGTTTTCTGCGGCTGGGGCACGTCTTCGTCGCCAACATGACCGGCAATGTCGTCTTCCTCGGGTTCTCCTTCGCCCGGAACACCGGGCTGCCGGTGCTCGCGCCGATCGTGGCCATGACCGCCTTCGTACTGGGGGCGTTCGGCGGCGGTCAGCTCAGCAAGGCGTTCGGCGACCGGCCCCGGCACTGGCTCGGGGGCGCGTTCGCGGGTCAGGCGGGCGGCCTCGCGCTGACCTCGGTGCTGCTCGGGACGGGCGCGCTGCGTCCCGAGGGGCGGACCCTGCTGCTGATCGTCGCGCTGCTCGGGGTGTGCTCCGGTCTCCAGAACGCCACGGTCCGGCTGCTGGCGCCCCGGGATCTGACCACGACCGTGCTCACCCAGACCCTCACGGCGCTCACGGCGGAGAGCGTCCTCGGGGCGGGGACCGGCGCCAGGCCGCAGCGCAGGATCGGTTCGGTGCTGGCCATGTTCGCCGGGGCGGCGACCGGCGCGCTGCTGCTCCAGGCGACGCTGGCGGGCGTCGTCGGACTCGCGGCCGTGCTCGTCGCGGGCGCCGCGTGCGTGTTCGCGCTGGCCCCTGAACAGCGGGCCGCGCCGCCGCCCGTACCCACGTCCGGCTGA
- a CDS encoding endonuclease I family protein produces MPRRQRPVRRMLLALGVATAALATTAAAAPVSAPSASVPAAAPATSSAVTAALDDTYYQNAIGKSGTALKSALHTIIKSQTKVTYAQVWDALKVTDQDPANSSNVILLYTGRSQSKTSNGGNTGDWNREHVWAKSHGDFGTATGPGTDLHHLRPEDVTVNSLRGNKDFDNGGSAVSGAPGNYTDSDSFEPRDAVKGDVARMILYMAVRYEGDDGFADLEPNEKVNNGSSPAIGKLSVLKKWSDQDPPDTFEKRRNDVIYDQFQHNRNPFIDHPEWVASIW; encoded by the coding sequence ATGCCACGTCGTCAACGTCCCGTCAGACGCATGCTGTTGGCTCTCGGTGTCGCCACCGCGGCGCTCGCCACCACCGCTGCCGCAGCGCCGGTGAGCGCACCGTCCGCGAGCGTGCCCGCCGCCGCTCCCGCGACGTCCTCGGCGGTCACCGCCGCACTGGACGACACGTATTACCAGAACGCGATCGGCAAGAGCGGCACCGCGCTCAAGTCGGCGTTGCACACCATCATCAAGAGCCAGACGAAGGTCACCTACGCACAGGTCTGGGACGCGCTCAAGGTCACCGACCAGGACCCCGCGAACAGTTCGAACGTGATCCTCCTGTACACCGGACGGTCCCAGTCCAAGACGAGCAACGGCGGCAACACCGGCGACTGGAACCGCGAGCACGTCTGGGCCAAGTCCCACGGCGACTTCGGCACCGCGACCGGCCCCGGTACCGACCTCCACCACCTGCGCCCGGAGGACGTCACCGTCAACTCCCTTCGCGGGAACAAGGACTTCGACAACGGCGGGAGCGCGGTCTCCGGCGCCCCCGGCAACTACACCGACTCCGACTCCTTCGAGCCGCGCGACGCGGTGAAGGGCGATGTCGCCCGGATGATCCTCTACATGGCCGTGCGGTACGAGGGTGACGACGGCTTCGCCGACCTCGAACCGAACGAGAAGGTCAACAACGGGTCGAGTCCGGCGATCGGCAAGCTCTCCGTACTCAAGAAGTGGAGCGACCAGGACCCGCCGGACACGTTCGAGAAGCGTCGCAACGACGTCATCTACGACCAGTTCCAGCACAACCGGAACCCGTTCATCGACCACCCCGAGTGGGTCGCGTCCATCTGGTAA
- a CDS encoding class I SAM-dependent methyltransferase → MFTPQGPTLRELAVQALSSTEHGYDLLAPKFDLTPFRTPGHVLDAVMDTVRPLGPFRTGLDICCGTGAGVGALRGLCTRRVTGVDFSAGMLAAARESAASAPAGAPGPDGVAGPDGVAGPDGVAGPDGVAGPDGVAGPVVDWVRADARALPFVSAFDLAVSFGAFGHFLPAERPALFARAHAALRPEGLFVFPVPAPPPVGSKTYLTLWGFDAAMRLRNLLWHPPFVMYYRTFRLPDVLADLALTGFRTELLPLTGLGVLPSGAPRCVLVVARRV, encoded by the coding sequence ATGTTCACTCCCCAGGGCCCGACCCTTCGCGAACTCGCCGTACAGGCGCTCTCGTCCACCGAGCACGGTTACGATCTGCTGGCCCCGAAGTTCGACCTGACACCGTTTCGCACCCCCGGCCATGTGCTGGACGCGGTGATGGATACGGTACGGCCGCTCGGGCCCTTCCGTACCGGGCTCGACATCTGCTGCGGCACCGGCGCCGGGGTCGGCGCGCTGCGGGGGCTGTGCACGCGACGCGTCACGGGCGTCGACTTCAGCGCCGGCATGCTCGCCGCCGCCAGGGAGAGCGCCGCTTCGGCCCCGGCCGGTGCGCCGGGTCCGGATGGGGTGGCGGGTCCGGATGGGGTGGCGGGTCCGGATGGGGTGGCGGGTCCGGATGGGGTGGCGGGTCCGGATGGGGTGGCGGGTCCGGTGGTGGACTGGGTACGGGCCGACGCGAGGGCTCTTCCGTTCGTCTCGGCGTTCGACCTGGCCGTGAGCTTCGGGGCGTTCGGCCACTTCCTGCCGGCCGAGCGGCCCGCCCTGTTCGCCCGGGCGCACGCGGCGCTGCGCCCCGAGGGCCTGTTCGTCTTCCCCGTACCTGCGCCGCCCCCGGTCGGCTCGAAGACGTACCTGACGCTCTGGGGCTTCGACGCCGCGATGCGTCTGCGCAACCTGCTGTGGCACCCGCCGTTCGTGATGTACTACCGCACCTTTCGGCTGCCGGACGTGCTGGCGGATCTGGCCCTGACCGGGTTCCGAACGGAGCTGCTGCCCCTGACCGGCCTCGGCGTACTGCCCAGCGGCGCCCCGCGCTGCGTGCTGGTGGTGGCGCGCCGGGTCTGA
- a CDS encoding ABC transporter permease translates to MDADREGTPDQDPQGAHRAHGAHGRRGTATEKWAAFTASPFLPAVVLVFILAAAAGLFAGSYTYNMANPTPHRIPAAVVGPTGTPQARAFVSGMEKALNASLELHRYPTDKAAREGVEQQEVFAVLTFRPHVVDFAVAGAAGASVAQVLTETAPAVARSVGVPVRISDIKPLQKGDPRGLALFYISLAAVIIGFVGAIQLSVHARGLNPAERIAFTIVYSLLGAFAIASVVDWWLGALRLPFLESWLILAFTMFTSGMVFTMFNTLMGRWAMLPTWGLMVLLGNPSSGGAVSWPLLPSLLGHIGRWLPPGASINAQHTAVYFGNAQHAFPFAVLAGWCLVSTAVFWFWRHRHPGGRERTPAHAAGEGAAA, encoded by the coding sequence ATGGACGCGGATCGCGAAGGCACCCCGGACCAGGACCCGCAGGGCGCGCACCGGGCGCACGGCGCTCACGGCAGGCGCGGCACGGCCACCGAGAAGTGGGCCGCCTTCACGGCGTCCCCCTTCCTCCCGGCGGTCGTCCTGGTGTTCATCCTCGCGGCGGCCGCCGGACTCTTCGCCGGCTCGTACACGTACAACATGGCGAATCCCACGCCCCACCGGATTCCCGCCGCCGTGGTGGGGCCGACCGGTACTCCGCAGGCGCGTGCCTTCGTGAGCGGCATGGAGAAGGCGCTCAACGCCTCGCTCGAACTGCACCGCTACCCCACGGACAAGGCGGCGCGCGAGGGTGTGGAGCAGCAGGAGGTGTTCGCGGTGCTGACGTTCCGGCCGCACGTGGTCGACTTCGCCGTGGCGGGAGCCGCCGGGGCCTCGGTGGCGCAGGTCCTCACCGAGACGGCTCCGGCCGTGGCCAGGAGCGTCGGGGTCCCCGTACGGATCAGCGACATCAAGCCGCTCCAGAAGGGGGATCCGCGCGGGCTGGCGCTCTTCTACATCTCGCTCGCGGCCGTGATCATCGGCTTTGTCGGCGCCATCCAGCTGAGCGTGCACGCGCGCGGGCTCAACCCGGCCGAGCGGATCGCCTTCACCATCGTCTACTCCCTGCTGGGCGCCTTCGCGATCGCCTCGGTGGTGGACTGGTGGCTGGGCGCGCTCCGGCTGCCGTTCCTGGAGTCCTGGCTGATCCTCGCGTTCACGATGTTCACCTCGGGCATGGTCTTCACGATGTTCAACACCCTGATGGGGCGGTGGGCGATGCTGCCGACCTGGGGTCTGATGGTGCTGCTGGGCAATCCGTCCTCGGGCGGGGCGGTCTCCTGGCCGCTGCTGCCCTCGCTGCTCGGCCACATCGGGCGCTGGCTGCCGCCGGGGGCCTCGATCAACGCGCAGCACACCGCCGTGTACTTCGGGAACGCCCAGCACGCCTTCCCGTTCGCCGTGCTGGCGGGGTGGTGTCTCGTGTCGACGGCGGTGTTCTGGTTCTGGCGCCACCGCCACCCGGGCGGCAGGGAGCGCACTCCCGCGCACGCCGCGGGGGAGGGAGCGGCGGCCTGA
- a CDS encoding DUF5954 family protein, producing MSTNPEDAADEEFDDVAARRLLELGRREEELRKEFRLDGPDWERMSVSHYTAYSAMLYEDRGWRQLFPAVPAEEEARTDLRDVLLVRAAGAGELGPRYARAVEAVAGGEDQVIVGDDVYRVVRVEQTVIMTGHGPQPPQPRDQEFPDVLDERPAPRGPGDALED from the coding sequence GTGAGTACGAATCCGGAAGACGCGGCCGACGAGGAATTCGACGATGTGGCCGCGCGGCGGCTGCTTGAGCTGGGACGGCGTGAGGAGGAGCTGCGCAAGGAGTTCAGGCTGGACGGACCCGACTGGGAGCGGATGTCGGTCTCCCACTACACGGCGTACTCCGCGATGCTGTACGAGGACCGGGGCTGGCGGCAGCTCTTTCCCGCCGTCCCCGCCGAGGAGGAGGCCCGCACGGACCTGCGGGACGTGCTGCTCGTACGGGCGGCCGGGGCGGGCGAGCTGGGGCCCCGGTACGCGCGTGCCGTCGAGGCGGTCGCGGGCGGCGAGGACCAGGTCATCGTCGGGGACGATGTGTACCGCGTCGTGCGCGTCGAGCAGACCGTCATCATGACCGGCCACGGCCCGCAGCCGCCGCAACCCCGCGACCAGGAGTTCCCCGACGTGCTCGACGAGCGCCCCGCTCCCCGGGGGCCGGGGGACGCGCTGGAGGACTGA
- a CDS encoding DUF1304 domain-containing protein has translation MQVAAHILVGLVAALHVYILVLEMFLWERAPGRGLSGFDADMAHRTAPLAANQGLYNGFLAAGLIWGLIAADPTGHRVQIFFLSCVLVAGVYGGLTANRRILFAQALPGAIGLAVVLAAG, from the coding sequence ATGCAGGTAGCCGCACACATACTGGTCGGCCTGGTGGCCGCGCTCCACGTCTACATCCTGGTGCTGGAGATGTTCCTCTGGGAGCGCGCACCGGGGCGCGGACTCTCCGGCTTCGACGCCGACATGGCACACAGGACCGCACCGCTCGCGGCCAACCAGGGTCTCTACAACGGCTTTCTGGCGGCCGGCCTGATCTGGGGACTGATCGCCGCCGACCCGACCGGCCACCGCGTCCAGATCTTCTTCCTGAGCTGCGTGCTCGTCGCCGGTGTGTACGGCGGCCTCACCGCGAACCGGCGCATCCTGTTCGCCCAGGCGCTGCCGGGCGCGATCGGCCTGGCGGTCGTGCTGGCGGCGGGATGA
- a CDS encoding polysaccharide deacetylase family protein, producing the protein MPRNTTTCTPRGIAAGLAVVASLTLALSGCAAYDATSPADARSRPTADGGERVKSGVDCAEERCIALTFDAGPSKHTPELLDILKEKKVHATFFLLGRNHVVKHPELVRREADEGHEIANHTWSHKILTDLDADGMREETSLAQDAIAKITGHKPTLMRPPQGRTNDTVADVSRGLGLAQVLWSATAKDYSTTDSALIEKRILDQADRDGIILLHDIYDGTVPAVPGIIDELKNRGYTFVTVPELLAPGTAEPGKVYKP; encoded by the coding sequence ATGCCACGGAACACCACGACCTGCACGCCACGAGGGATCGCCGCGGGGCTGGCCGTGGTCGCCTCCCTGACCCTGGCGCTGAGCGGCTGCGCGGCGTACGACGCCACCTCGCCCGCCGACGCCCGCTCGCGCCCCACCGCCGACGGCGGGGAGCGGGTGAAGTCCGGGGTCGACTGCGCCGAGGAGCGCTGCATAGCGCTCACCTTCGACGCGGGCCCGAGCAAGCACACGCCCGAACTGCTCGACATACTCAAGGAGAAGAAGGTGCACGCGACCTTCTTCCTGCTCGGCAGGAACCATGTCGTCAAGCACCCGGAACTCGTCCGGCGGGAAGCGGACGAGGGACACGAGATCGCCAACCACACCTGGTCGCACAAGATCCTGACCGATCTCGACGCCGACGGTATGCGTGAGGAGACGTCCCTCGCCCAGGACGCGATAGCGAAGATCACCGGGCACAAGCCCACGCTCATGCGGCCGCCGCAGGGCCGTACCAACGACACGGTCGCTGACGTGTCCCGTGGACTGGGCCTGGCGCAGGTGCTGTGGAGCGCCACCGCCAAGGACTACTCCACCACCGACTCCGCCCTCATCGAGAAGCGCATCCTGGACCAGGCGGACCGTGACGGCATCATCCTGCTGCACGACATCTACGACGGCACGGTGCCCGCCGTCCCCGGCATCATCGACGAGCTGAAGAACCGCGGCTACACCTTCGTCACCGTCCCCGAACTGCTGGCGCCGGGAACGGCCGAGCCCGGCAAGGTCTACAAGCCCTGA
- a CDS encoding ricin-type beta-trefoil lectin domain protein, with protein sequence MSVRISPIRRTALCALALLCCTGVLTAVPAAAATPSEPAPAAAAAVTFTDDFDGPAGSAVDGSKWQLETGDNGGNNRERQYYTSGNSNAALDGQGNLVITARKENPGNYQCWYGRCEYTSARLNTAGKFTSTYGHVEARMKLPRGQGMWPAFWMLGDDIGSVGWPNSGEIDIMENVGFEPGTVHGTLHGPGYSGGAGIGAGYTLPGGQAFADAFHTFSVDWAPDSVTWSVDGNVYQRRTPADLGGRNWVFNKPFFMILNFAVGGEWPGDPDGSSTFPQQLVVDYVRVTTGDSGSGGGGGAITGLGGKCVDVDGAKTANGTAVQLYDCNGSAAQQWTVASDGSIRALGKCLDVKDNSTADGAQLQLWDCSGAGNQRWGISGAQDVVNVQADKCMDATGNSSANGTRLQIWTCAGTPNQKWTVNR encoded by the coding sequence ATGTCTGTGCGTATCTCCCCGATACGGCGAACCGCTCTCTGCGCGCTCGCCCTGCTGTGCTGTACGGGAGTGCTGACGGCGGTTCCCGCCGCCGCGGCGACCCCGTCGGAGCCGGCCCCCGCCGCTGCCGCCGCGGTCACCTTCACCGACGACTTCGACGGCCCGGCCGGATCGGCCGTCGACGGCTCCAAGTGGCAGCTGGAGACGGGTGACAACGGCGGCAACAACCGTGAGCGCCAGTACTACACCTCGGGCAACAGCAACGCGGCCCTCGACGGCCAGGGCAATCTGGTCATCACCGCCCGCAAGGAGAACCCCGGCAACTACCAGTGCTGGTACGGCCGGTGCGAGTACACCTCGGCCCGGCTCAACACGGCCGGGAAGTTCACCTCCACGTACGGACACGTCGAGGCCCGGATGAAGCTCCCGCGCGGCCAGGGCATGTGGCCCGCGTTCTGGATGCTCGGTGACGACATCGGCAGCGTCGGCTGGCCCAACAGCGGTGAGATCGACATCATGGAGAACGTCGGCTTCGAGCCCGGCACCGTCCATGGCACGCTGCACGGCCCCGGATACTCCGGCGGGGCGGGCATCGGCGCGGGCTACACGCTCCCCGGCGGCCAGGCGTTCGCCGACGCCTTCCACACCTTCTCGGTCGACTGGGCGCCCGACTCCGTCACCTGGTCCGTCGACGGCAATGTCTATCAGCGGCGCACCCCGGCCGATCTCGGGGGCCGCAACTGGGTGTTCAACAAGCCGTTCTTCATGATCCTGAACTTTGCCGTCGGCGGCGAATGGCCGGGTGACCCCGACGGCAGCAGCACCTTCCCGCAGCAGCTCGTCGTGGACTACGTACGCGTCACCACCGGCGACAGCGGATCCGGCGGCGGGGGCGGGGCGATCACCGGCCTCGGCGGCAAGTGCGTGGACGTGGACGGCGCGAAAACCGCGAACGGCACGGCCGTGCAGTTGTACGACTGCAACGGTTCGGCGGCCCAGCAGTGGACCGTCGCCTCCGACGGCTCGATCCGCGCGCTCGGCAAGTGCCTCGACGTCAAGGACAACAGCACCGCAGACGGCGCCCAGCTCCAGCTGTGGGACTGCTCGGGGGCCGGAAACCAGCGCTGGGGCATCTCCGGCGCGCAGGATGTCGTGAACGTCCAGGCCGACAAGTGCATGGACGCGACCGGAAACAGCTCGGCCAACGGCACCAGGCTCCAGATCTGGACCTGCGCGGGCACGCCCAATCAGAAGTGGACCGTGAACCGATGA
- a CDS encoding sulfite exporter TauE/SafE family protein produces the protein MDITWWGFAALAAAAALVGFSKTAVSGANTVSLAVFAAVLPARESTGVLLPLLIVGDVFAVLTYRRHAHWPTLWRLFPAVAAGVVAGTVFLAWAGDAAVRTSIGAILLLMAGVTMWRRRGAAKSEQTADSVDPGSPGARVKAGSYGVLGGFTTMVANAGGPVMSLYLLSAGFQKLGFLGTSAWFFLIVNTSKLPFSVGLGLIDGPSLLLDAALVLFVLPGALIGKACVNRIDQRLFERLVIGATVLGGLQLLLR, from the coding sequence ATGGACATCACTTGGTGGGGATTCGCCGCGCTCGCGGCAGCGGCGGCACTGGTCGGTTTCTCGAAGACCGCGGTGAGCGGCGCGAACACGGTCAGTCTGGCCGTGTTCGCCGCCGTACTCCCCGCCCGCGAGTCGACGGGCGTCCTGCTGCCCCTGCTGATCGTGGGCGATGTGTTCGCCGTGCTCACCTACCGGCGCCATGCCCACTGGCCGACCCTGTGGCGGCTGTTCCCGGCGGTCGCGGCGGGCGTCGTGGCCGGCACGGTGTTCCTGGCCTGGGCCGGTGACGCCGCGGTGCGCACCTCCATCGGCGCGATCCTGCTGCTGATGGCCGGGGTGACGATGTGGCGACGGCGCGGCGCGGCGAAGAGCGAGCAGACCGCGGATTCCGTCGACCCGGGGTCGCCGGGCGCCCGGGTCAAGGCCGGGTCGTACGGCGTGCTCGGCGGTTTCACCACGATGGTCGCCAACGCCGGCGGCCCGGTCATGTCGCTCTATCTGCTCTCAGCGGGCTTCCAGAAGCTGGGATTCCTGGGCACGTCCGCGTGGTTCTTCCTGATCGTCAACACCTCCAAGCTGCCCTTCAGCGTGGGGCTCGGCCTGATCGACGGCCCGTCCCTGCTGCTGGACGCGGCGCTGGTGCTCTTCGTCCTTCCGGGCGCCCTGATCGGCAAGGCGTGTGTGAACCGCATCGACCAGCGGCTGTTCGAGCGGCTGGTGATCGGGGCGACCGTCCTCGGCGGGCTTCAGCTGCTGCTGCGCTGA
- a CDS encoding UBP-type zinc finger domain-containing protein produces MTNSETGFGGPICPHLADVEPVTPDSADSCPECVALGDTWVHLRECQTCGHIGCCDSSKNKHATAHHDATGHPLIRSYEPGEGWWWCYEDEIVFEVEGIPPERVA; encoded by the coding sequence ATGACGAACAGTGAAACGGGGTTCGGCGGCCCCATCTGCCCCCATCTCGCGGATGTCGAACCGGTGACCCCGGACAGCGCCGACAGCTGCCCGGAGTGCGTCGCCCTGGGGGACACCTGGGTCCACCTGCGCGAATGCCAGACCTGCGGGCACATCGGCTGCTGCGACTCCTCCAAGAACAAGCACGCCACCGCGCACCACGACGCCACCGGACATCCGCTCATCCGTTCGTACGAGCCCGGTGAGGGCTGGTGGTGGTGTTACGAGGACGAGATCGTCTTCGAGGTCGAGGGCATTCCCCCGGAAAGAGTGGCCTGA
- a CDS encoding VOC family protein, with protein MAGAPCWVTLLSRELPASQAFYGDVLGWTYRPAGLGDDFCVALSDGQPVAGIGALAASLQVAVAWTPYFAVADVDVAAARIRERGATVAVGPLAFHSGRAALAADPDGAAFGIWEGAVRSDWTVGRGSAPAWLELRTRDIDDAARFYSEVLGWAPESGDGFSLAREEDHAVLSQDKQVVAKIQDGAVQASADPWLRPRWHVYYRVPEVAGSVAAALNSGGVLVSPQDASAALREAGLREATLRDPDGALFTVTAG; from the coding sequence GTGGCGGGGGCTCCATGCTGGGTGACGCTGCTCTCACGTGAACTGCCCGCTTCCCAGGCGTTCTACGGGGATGTCCTGGGCTGGACCTACCGGCCCGCCGGGCTGGGGGACGATTTCTGCGTGGCGCTCTCCGACGGGCAGCCCGTCGCGGGCATCGGGGCGCTGGCCGCCTCCCTCCAGGTCGCGGTCGCCTGGACGCCGTACTTCGCGGTGGCCGATGTGGACGTCGCGGCGGCGCGGATCAGGGAGCGCGGCGCGACGGTCGCCGTGGGGCCGCTGGCCTTCCACTCGGGCCGGGCCGCTCTGGCCGCCGATCCCGACGGCGCGGCCTTCGGGATCTGGGAGGGCGCCGTGCGCTCCGACTGGACCGTGGGACGCGGATCGGCCCCGGCCTGGCTGGAGTTGCGCACCCGCGACATCGACGACGCCGCCCGCTTCTACAGCGAGGTGCTCGGCTGGGCGCCGGAGTCCGGGGACGGTTTCTCGCTCGCACGCGAGGAGGATCACGCGGTGCTGAGCCAGGACAAGCAGGTGGTCGCGAAGATCCAGGACGGAGCCGTGCAGGCCTCGGCGGATCCGTGGCTCCGGCCTCGTTGGCACGTGTATTACCGGGTGCCGGAGGTGGCCGGTTCCGTGGCCGCCGCGCTGAACAGCGGCGGCGTCCTCGTCTCGCCCCAGGACGCCTCGGCCGCCCTGCGGGAGGCCGGCCTGCGGGAGGCGACGCTGCGCGACCCGGACGGCGCCCTGTTCACCGTGACGGCGGGCTGA
- a CDS encoding D-arabinono-1,4-lactone oxidase, which translates to MPPAIRNWAGNITFNAARVHAPSSVERLREIVAGSRSVRALGSGHSFNAIADTRGDLVSVAELPRHVEVDRTAATVTVGGGLRFAEFTGAVHRAGLALHNLGSLPHISVAGACATGTHGSGTGNGTIASAVRSLELVTADGEQLVLARGDADFAGAVVGLGALGVVTRMALDLVPAYDIRQWAYEGLPYARLRERFDDILSAAYSVSLFTSWRGDEVEQVLLKQRAGDPQPPPAPADWFGARPATGPLHPVPGMDPANCTQQAGVPGPWHERLPHFRAEFTPSSGDELQSEYFVAAEDGLAAFDALARIRDRIAPVLRIGEIRTVAADDLWLSPAYGRDSVAFHFTWFPDTAAVTPVLDAIEEALEPYAVRPHWGKLFTMEHERLRGLYERYADFEALTAKLDPRGTFRNDLLERYFPGGR; encoded by the coding sequence ATACCCCCGGCGATACGGAACTGGGCGGGCAACATCACCTTCAACGCGGCGCGCGTACACGCCCCTTCGTCGGTGGAACGGCTGCGCGAGATCGTCGCGGGGAGCCGCTCGGTGCGCGCGCTGGGCAGCGGACACTCCTTCAACGCGATCGCGGACACCCGGGGCGATCTCGTCTCGGTGGCCGAGCTGCCCAGGCACGTCGAGGTCGACCGTACGGCCGCCACCGTCACCGTCGGCGGCGGGCTGCGCTTCGCCGAGTTCACCGGAGCCGTCCACCGGGCGGGGCTGGCGCTGCACAACCTCGGCTCGCTGCCGCACATCTCCGTCGCCGGAGCCTGCGCCACCGGCACACACGGCTCGGGGACCGGCAACGGCACCATCGCCTCGGCCGTCCGCTCGCTCGAACTGGTCACCGCCGACGGCGAACAGCTCGTCCTGGCGCGCGGCGACGCCGACTTCGCCGGAGCCGTGGTCGGTCTCGGCGCGCTCGGGGTCGTCACCCGGATGGCCCTCGACCTGGTGCCCGCGTACGACATCAGGCAGTGGGCCTACGAGGGGCTCCCGTACGCGCGGCTGCGCGAGCGGTTCGACGACATCCTGTCCGCCGCCTACAGCGTGAGCCTCTTCACCAGCTGGCGCGGCGACGAGGTGGAGCAGGTCCTGCTCAAGCAGCGCGCCGGCGACCCGCAGCCGCCGCCCGCGCCCGCCGACTGGTTCGGCGCCAGGCCCGCGACCGGTCCGCTCCACCCCGTACCCGGCATGGACCCCGCCAACTGCACCCAGCAGGCGGGCGTTCCGGGGCCCTGGCACGAACGACTGCCGCACTTCCGGGCCGAGTTCACGCCCAGCAGCGGCGACGAACTCCAGAGCGAGTACTTCGTGGCCGCCGAGGACGGGCTCGCGGCCTTCGACGCGCTGGCCCGGATCAGGGACCGGATCGCGCCGGTCCTGCGGATCGGTGAGATCCGCACCGTCGCGGCGGACGACCTGTGGCTGAGCCCGGCGTACGGGCGCGACTCGGTGGCGTTCCACTTCACCTGGTTCCCGGACACCGCGGCCGTGACCCCGGTGCTGGACGCCATCGAAGAGGCGCTGGAGCCCTATGCCGTCCGGCCGCACTGGGGAAAGCTGTTCACCATGGAACACGAGCGGCTCAGGGGACTCTACGAGCGCTACGCCGACTTCGAGGCCCTGACGGCGAAGCTCGATCCGCGCGGCACCTTCCGCAACGACCTGCTGGAGCGCTACTTCCCCGGCGGCCGCTGA
- a CDS encoding NUDIX hydrolase, whose amino-acid sequence MRTADRPIVELLERYAPRNAAEAADVARVRALVETAPDPWLRSIPLHVTASALIVHPGSGRVLMRHHPRLRTWLQVGGHGDPGESVPAEVALREAREETGLVDLVPCPDTGEAALVQVVVVSVPEGGGEPAHEHADLRFVLATAEPDRARPEHPDAPLRWMTMAEAREATAEANVREALRRVEALLTTSGPAGPAL is encoded by the coding sequence ATGCGGACAGCTGACCGGCCGATCGTGGAGCTGCTGGAGCGGTACGCCCCACGGAACGCGGCCGAGGCGGCGGACGTCGCCCGTGTCCGCGCGCTCGTGGAGACGGCCCCGGACCCCTGGCTGCGTTCGATCCCGCTGCATGTGACCGCCTCCGCCCTGATCGTGCACCCCGGCAGCGGGCGGGTGCTGATGCGTCATCACCCGAGGCTGCGGACCTGGCTCCAGGTCGGCGGCCACGGCGACCCGGGGGAGAGCGTTCCCGCCGAGGTCGCGCTGCGGGAGGCCCGCGAGGAGACCGGTCTCGTCGATCTGGTCCCTTGCCCGGACACCGGCGAGGCCGCTCTCGTCCAGGTCGTGGTCGTGTCCGTTCCCGAGGGCGGCGGCGAGCCCGCGCACGAACACGCCGATCTGCGCTTCGTGCTGGCCACGGCCGAGCCCGACAGGGCACGTCCCGAGCACCCCGACGCCCCGTTGCGCTGGATGACCATGGCCGAGGCGCGGGAGGCCACCGCCGAGGCCAATGTCCGCGAGGCACTGCGGCGGGTCGAGGCGCTGCTGACGACGTCAGGACCGGCCGGTCCGGCGCTCTGA